Proteins from a single region of Candidatus Latescibacter sp.:
- a CDS encoding HigA family addiction module antitoxin: protein MTRKLDPIHPGEILLEEFLKPMGISQYKLAKDITVHPRRINEIVHGKRSVSADTALRLSRYFGLSERFWMNLQSRYDLEVEKDKLNGRLENEVKILASDHISPVHT, encoded by the coding sequence ATGACGAGGAAATTAGATCCCATTCATCCCGGCGAGATTCTTCTGGAAGAATTTCTCAAGCCCATGGGGATCAGCCAGTACAAATTAGCCAAGGACATCACCGTCCATCCGCGCCGCATCAATGAGATCGTTCACGGCAAGCGTTCCGTCAGCGCCGATACCGCGCTTCGGCTGTCACGGTATTTCGGCCTATCGGAGCGTTTCTGGATGAACCTTCAATCTCGGTATGACCTTGAAGTAGAAAAAGACAAGCTGAACGGACGGCTGGAAAATGAAGTGAAGATTCTGGCATCCGATCATATATCTCCCGTGCATACCTGA
- a CDS encoding permease: MTHVYEILNFFYNLYFTIEKLFYGTYTEKIIANTWALFQSLWYYVLFGVLAAVFISELMSHEKVRGFLNRSGGIPILFAAVLGILSPMCTFAAIPLVGGLAAVGVPLAPLMAFLIASPLMNPSLFIITWGVMGPEMALARTFSALLLGVIGGWTVEFSLSRGAVYFKNPLKEGFTAGNIIRSCPSDGSPLPSRARVRGFIKHTYKMFVYISKYFILALFLAGAVQAFIKPEWIAALLGGGGFKSVLLGGLLGIPLYVCGGGTVALIGVLVSMGMGQGAALAFFITGPATKISTIVSLHAVLRKQVALVYLAVTLIGGVLLGYGYSMIAPPMTLDSRYYGKVESKEDSIIYKPGIGSPSGD; the protein is encoded by the coding sequence TTGACTCATGTTTATGAAATACTGAATTTCTTTTACAATCTCTATTTCACCATAGAGAAACTGTTTTACGGGACCTACACAGAGAAAATCATCGCCAACACCTGGGCGCTTTTCCAGAGCCTCTGGTATTATGTGCTGTTCGGCGTCCTGGCGGCTGTCTTTATCTCCGAGCTGATGTCCCATGAAAAAGTGCGGGGATTCCTGAACCGGAGCGGCGGAATCCCCATTCTTTTTGCCGCGGTTCTGGGAATACTCTCCCCGATGTGCACATTCGCCGCCATACCCCTGGTGGGCGGACTTGCGGCGGTCGGCGTCCCCCTGGCGCCGCTGATGGCATTCCTGATAGCCTCGCCCCTGATGAACCCCTCCCTATTCATTATCACCTGGGGGGTCATGGGGCCGGAAATGGCCCTGGCGCGCACATTCTCGGCTCTCCTTTTGGGGGTGATCGGCGGATGGACTGTGGAGTTTTCCCTGTCACGCGGCGCGGTATATTTCAAAAATCCTCTAAAGGAAGGTTTCACCGCGGGAAATATTATCCGTTCCTGCCCTTCGGACGGCTCACCTTTACCCTCACGGGCGCGGGTGCGAGGTTTCATCAAACATACCTACAAAATGTTTGTATATATATCGAAATATTTCATTCTGGCGTTGTTCCTCGCCGGAGCGGTTCAGGCTTTCATCAAACCCGAGTGGATTGCAGCACTCCTGGGAGGAGGAGGTTTCAAATCTGTGCTCCTCGGCGGGCTTTTGGGCATCCCCCTTTATGTATGCGGAGGCGGAACGGTCGCCCTCATCGGCGTCCTGGTCAGTATGGGCATGGGCCAGGGCGCGGCGCTCGCTTTTTTCATCACCGGACCTGCCACAAAAATCTCTACTATCGTTTCCCTCCATGCGGTTCTCCGTAAACAGGTCGCTCTCGTCTACCTGGCGGTAACCCTCATCGGCGGGGTGCTCCTGGGATACGGGTATTCCATGATCGCTCCTCCCATGACCCTGGACTCCCGGTACTACGGCAAGGTGGAATCCAAGGAAGATTCCATCATCTACAAGCCCGGCATCGGGTCGCCTTCGGGAGATTGA
- a CDS encoding sigma-70 family RNA polymerase sigma factor yields MTEKERIYSELLVLRCRRKDRGAFEELIRLWETKLFFYIRRLVSDEEDAWDILQKTWVKVLQGIGSLKNPGSLASWLYSIARHTVMDHFIDRYSEVQAEEMDEETLAEIQDDNSPDFDDAERVHRGLDLISLAHREALTLFFLEDFSIDEIASILNVSPGTVKSRLHYAKRALRLVLEKEE; encoded by the coding sequence ATGACTGAAAAAGAGCGGATATACAGCGAGCTTCTGGTTCTCCGGTGCCGTCGAAAGGACAGGGGCGCATTCGAAGAATTGATCAGGCTCTGGGAAACGAAGCTTTTTTTCTACATCCGGCGCCTGGTTTCGGATGAAGAAGATGCCTGGGATATACTGCAGAAGACCTGGGTGAAAGTTCTTCAGGGTATCGGCTCGCTGAAAAATCCCGGCTCGCTGGCTTCATGGCTTTACAGTATCGCCCGTCACACAGTCATGGATCACTTTATAGACAGGTACTCCGAAGTTCAGGCAGAAGAGATGGATGAGGAGACGCTGGCAGAAATCCAAGATGACAATTCACCGGATTTTGATGACGCCGAACGAGTGCACCGTGGGCTCGACCTCATTTCGCTCGCCCACCGTGAGGCGCTGACCCTCTTTTTCCTGGAGGATTTCTCCATAGATGAGATTGCCTCCATCCTGAATGTTTCTCCGGGAACTGTCAAATCAAGGCTCCATTACGCGAAACGGGCGCTTCGGCTGGTGCTGGAAAAGGAGGAATAA
- a CDS encoding NAD(P)H-dependent oxidoreductase subunit E, with amino-acid sequence MLATERQTLGDEISLLAEKYGNQRTGLLSILQAIQEKYNHISDFAMQEVARQLDIHPVEVYGVVTFYSFLQTETTGEFVIRLCRTISCHMAGKSGVARQLENELGITFGETSPDGHFTLEYANCLGLCDQAPALLVNDLAFTNVTPEKVHDIIKGCQRAFSVYAQGGPAHA; translated from the coding sequence ATGTTAGCAACGGAACGCCAAACTTTAGGGGATGAAATCTCCCTTTTGGCTGAAAAATACGGCAATCAGCGAACCGGGCTTCTTTCGATCCTTCAGGCGATTCAGGAGAAATACAATCATATCTCCGATTTTGCCATGCAGGAAGTAGCCAGGCAGCTCGACATACACCCTGTAGAGGTGTACGGGGTGGTCACCTTCTACAGCTTCCTTCAAACTGAAACCACCGGTGAGTTTGTTATTCGTCTCTGCCGGACCATCTCCTGCCACATGGCCGGGAAGTCCGGAGTGGCTCGTCAGTTGGAAAATGAACTGGGAATCACCTTCGGCGAGACCTCGCCCGATGGACATTTCACTTTGGAATATGCCAACTGTCTCGGGCTGTGCGACCAGGCCCCCGCACTCCTGGTGAACGATCTGGCTTTCACCAATGTCACTCCCGAAAAAGTGCACGATATTATCAAGGGATGCCAGCGTGCTTTCAGCGTTTATGCACAGGGGGGACCAGCGCATGCCTGA
- a CDS encoding Rid family hydrolase translates to MMNFHRRNILAAYSSFSTPQGAEEFYMTCDTNDEAPFFLSLEELHTVYCEMLRECGLSEDTQVFCRFYLSDIANQKEELLRSRACRMARSGAVSIIQQSPLSHGPVSLLAYHVRNTAASYEKKILACDTEGWRNGAVLSGKHYSLVLTANFSGNGDFDSYRQTGEILRTFNGVLEDNGLTMLGNTVRKWVYVRDIDNHYNGMVKARREYFAEHGLTSDTRFIASTGIEGKLKETNTLVSLDAISIKNLRREQIILMEALDHLCPTIDYGVTFERGSRIQFGDRSHLYISGTASIDSAGEILYPGDVIRQTSRTIENIRALLAPHGADLSDMAYLIVYLRDFKEQPKVMRVLEREIPPEIPLLFVEGAVCRPSWLVEIEGTGIIPDANEYPPFL, encoded by the coding sequence ATGATGAATTTTCATAGAAGGAACATACTGGCTGCTTATTCCTCTTTCTCTACCCCTCAGGGGGCGGAAGAGTTTTACATGACCTGCGATACCAATGATGAGGCGCCTTTCTTTCTGTCATTGGAGGAGCTTCATACCGTCTACTGCGAAATGCTCAGGGAATGCGGACTTTCGGAAGACACCCAGGTATTCTGCCGCTTTTACCTGAGCGACATCGCCAACCAGAAAGAAGAATTACTCCGGTCACGTGCCTGTCGCATGGCCCGCAGCGGCGCCGTTTCCATTATCCAGCAGTCGCCGTTGAGCCACGGACCGGTGAGTCTTCTGGCTTATCATGTCAGAAACACAGCCGCTTCCTACGAAAAAAAAATTCTTGCCTGCGATACGGAAGGATGGCGTAACGGGGCTGTGCTGTCCGGAAAACACTATTCCCTGGTATTGACAGCCAATTTCAGCGGGAACGGCGACTTCGATTCCTACAGACAGACCGGAGAGATTCTCCGGACATTCAACGGAGTACTGGAGGACAACGGTCTCACCATGCTCGGGAATACTGTGCGGAAATGGGTTTATGTCCGTGACATCGACAACCATTATAACGGCATGGTCAAAGCCCGGCGGGAGTATTTTGCCGAGCACGGGCTGACAAGCGATACCCGCTTCATCGCCAGCACCGGCATCGAGGGCAAACTGAAAGAGACCAACACACTCGTTTCACTTGATGCCATTTCGATAAAGAATTTACGGCGGGAACAGATAATCCTCATGGAAGCTCTCGATCATCTCTGTCCAACCATCGATTACGGAGTCACCTTTGAGCGGGGATCCCGGATTCAATTCGGCGACCGCTCTCACCTGTACATTTCGGGAACGGCAAGCATCGACAGCGCGGGGGAAATTCTCTATCCGGGTGATGTCATCCGTCAGACAAGCCGTACCATCGAGAACATCCGGGCGCTTCTTGCCCCCCATGGCGCCGACCTTTCGGATATGGCGTACCTGATTGTCTACCTCCGCGATTTCAAGGAACAGCCGAAGGTGATGCGGGTTCTGGAGCGTGAAATTCCGCCGGAAATTCCTCTGCTTTTTGTCGAAGGAGCGGTCTGCCGTCCTTCCTGGCTGGTGGAAATCGAGGGAACCGGGATCATCCCGGACGCAAACGAGTATCCGCCGTTTTTATGA
- a CDS encoding NADH-dependent [FeFe] hydrogenase, group A6, with protein sequence MEPTIHDDTSRAPKSVQPHTVKVEGPEEAIGAKVKVNIDGVEMRVPYGTSILNAAKMINVHIPTLCFHDDLCIAGVCRVCVVEVEGQRTLQASCAYPITQPITVYTTSPNVRRARRNIIDLLISKHYGECYTCFRNNNCELQSLSKEYGADSYRFGHVQEPRFEIDRSSYSVVRDMDKCVLCRRCVRTCIDLQEVGVLEAINRSDRTKICTFMDKPLAEVICINCGQCINRCPTGALRANDSSDEIWDAIDDPNKHVVIQTAPSPRAGIGEEFGLEPGHPLTFEMNTALRRCGFDRVFDTNFTADLTIIEEGTELILRLYNALVKGDPQVALPQFTSCSPGWIKYIEHFYPEYLPHVSSAKSPQQMFGAVIKTYYSKINNIDPADIVTVALMPCSAKKFECNRPEMRDSGFKDVDYGLTTRELAQMIREAGIDLPNVPKSDFDDPFGTATGSGVIFGVTGGVMEAALRTVYEIVTGLVADPDALAGQVSEIRGFEGIKYKELTLPTKLGPVPDILKMRKDLPFKDWNWLSGATLKLAVAHGTANAKKVLEDIKAGGKFSQAHFIEFMACPGGCLGGGGQPIPTSKEIRKARARAIYAEDQAYEIRKSHDNPAVVELYTKFLTEGPCGHKSHKLLHTHYVARGKYIV encoded by the coding sequence ATGGAACCAACAATACACGACGACACCTCCCGCGCTCCCAAGAGTGTCCAGCCGCACACGGTGAAAGTGGAAGGCCCGGAGGAAGCTATCGGGGCGAAGGTGAAAGTCAACATAGACGGTGTCGAAATGCGTGTGCCGTACGGAACATCAATTCTCAACGCGGCGAAAATGATCAATGTACATATCCCTACACTCTGCTTTCACGATGACCTGTGTATTGCCGGAGTGTGCCGTGTCTGCGTGGTGGAGGTTGAAGGGCAGCGTACTCTTCAGGCTTCCTGCGCTTATCCCATCACCCAGCCGATCACGGTGTACACAACCTCTCCGAATGTGCGCCGCGCCCGCCGCAACATTATCGATCTGCTCATTTCCAAGCATTACGGCGAATGTTACACCTGCTTCCGAAACAACAACTGCGAACTTCAGAGTCTGTCCAAGGAGTACGGGGCAGATTCTTACAGGTTCGGTCATGTGCAGGAGCCTCGGTTCGAGATAGACAGGAGCAGTTACTCGGTGGTCAGGGACATGGACAAGTGTGTGCTCTGTCGCAGATGTGTGCGCACCTGCATCGACCTCCAGGAAGTCGGAGTGCTCGAAGCGATCAACCGGAGCGACCGTACCAAAATCTGCACTTTCATGGACAAGCCTCTTGCCGAAGTGATCTGTATCAATTGCGGCCAGTGCATAAATCGCTGTCCAACCGGCGCGCTCCGCGCCAACGATTCTTCGGATGAGATATGGGACGCCATCGACGACCCGAATAAGCACGTGGTAATCCAGACCGCGCCCAGCCCGCGGGCAGGCATCGGCGAGGAATTCGGCCTTGAGCCGGGGCATCCGCTGACGTTCGAGATGAACACAGCTCTGCGCCGCTGCGGGTTCGACCGGGTGTTCGACACCAATTTCACCGCCGACCTCACCATCATCGAGGAAGGAACCGAATTGATCCTGCGCCTCTATAACGCGCTGGTCAAGGGCGATCCGCAGGTGGCGCTGCCCCAGTTTACCTCCTGCTCGCCGGGATGGATCAAGTATATCGAGCATTTCTATCCCGAATACCTTCCCCATGTATCTTCGGCGAAAAGCCCCCAGCAGATGTTTGGCGCGGTAATCAAAACCTATTATTCCAAGATCAACAACATCGATCCGGCGGATATTGTCACTGTGGCGCTGATGCCCTGCTCTGCAAAGAAGTTCGAGTGCAACCGTCCCGAGATGCGGGACTCCGGTTTCAAGGATGTGGATTACGGCCTGACTACCCGCGAGCTTGCCCAGATGATCCGTGAGGCTGGAATCGATCTTCCCAATGTACCCAAGAGTGATTTCGATGATCCGTTCGGAACAGCCACCGGCTCTGGTGTGATTTTCGGCGTCACCGGCGGGGTGATGGAAGCAGCTCTCCGGACGGTTTACGAAATCGTTACCGGCCTGGTTGCCGACCCGGATGCCCTAGCCGGACAGGTGAGTGAAATCCGCGGATTCGAGGGGATAAAATACAAGGAATTAACCCTGCCCACTAAGCTCGGCCCGGTTCCCGACATCCTCAAGATGCGGAAGGACCTGCCGTTCAAGGACTGGAACTGGCTCAGCGGCGCCACTCTCAAGCTGGCGGTTGCCCACGGAACCGCTAATGCCAAGAAGGTTCTCGAGGACATCAAGGCCGGCGGGAAATTCAGCCAGGCGCACTTCATCGAGTTCATGGCCTGCCCCGGCGGCTGCCTCGGCGGCGGCGGTCAGCCCATCCCGACCTCGAAGGAAATCCGTAAGGCCCGCGCCCGCGCCATCTACGCTGAAGACCAGGCTTACGAAATCCGCAAATCGCACGACAACCCCGCGGTGGTGGAACTCTACACCAAATTCCTCACCGAAGGTCCCTGCGGTCATAAGAGCCACAAGCTCCTGCATACCCATTATGTGGCAAGGGGAAAGTATATCGTGTAG
- a CDS encoding ATP-dependent 6-phosphofructokinase: MSQENSESHAEHNAMTDFTIESLGPAQYDSPLSEPLTEGSYTFGFVQESERVVHDPRVTIIHQWISQGKEPPSLEIAGPRKKLFFNPASFRAAIVTAGGICPGLNDVIRALVMELHYRYRVKEVLGCRYGFQGLVPRVGQPPLVLTPSMVANIHVNGGTFLGSSRGPQDPKEMVDFLERERINAIFTIGGDGTQRGALDLAIEIERRGQKIGVVGIPKTIDNDISYMERSFGFQTAVSIARDILSNGHEEARGAFNGVTVVKLMGRQSGFIAAMSAVANGDVNFVLVPEVPFDLGGEKGLLRVLERRLEERRHALIVVAEGAGQNLFEEEKASQQFDASGNVKLFDIGTYLRDRIARHFSCGWNAATVKYIDPSYIIRSSRASADDSIFCSRLGQNAVHAALAGRTKMVMGLWNNTFTHVPITAVISKRKQLDPAGPDWLSVLESTGQPASMKN; this comes from the coding sequence ATGTCTCAAGAAAATTCCGAAAGCCATGCAGAACATAATGCCATGACTGATTTCACCATCGAATCTCTCGGCCCGGCGCAGTATGATTCGCCATTGAGTGAGCCCCTGACGGAAGGCTCGTACACTTTTGGTTTTGTGCAGGAATCGGAACGGGTGGTCCACGATCCCCGGGTTACGATCATTCATCAATGGATTTCACAGGGTAAGGAACCTCCTTCCCTGGAAATAGCCGGTCCGCGGAAGAAACTTTTCTTCAATCCCGCTTCCTTCCGTGCTGCTATAGTTACCGCTGGGGGGATCTGTCCAGGTTTGAACGATGTCATCCGGGCGCTTGTCATGGAACTGCATTACCGCTACCGGGTGAAAGAAGTTCTCGGGTGCCGGTATGGCTTCCAGGGGCTGGTTCCACGGGTCGGGCAGCCTCCGCTGGTGCTCACTCCTTCAATGGTGGCGAATATCCATGTCAACGGCGGCACATTCCTCGGCTCTTCACGGGGGCCGCAGGACCCGAAGGAGATGGTGGATTTTCTCGAACGGGAACGTATTAACGCCATATTCACCATCGGCGGCGACGGCACCCAGCGGGGCGCCCTGGACCTTGCGATTGAAATCGAGAGGCGGGGCCAAAAGATTGGGGTGGTGGGAATACCCAAGACCATAGACAATGATATCTCCTATATGGAGCGCTCTTTCGGATTCCAGACTGCAGTTTCCATCGCCCGCGACATCCTGAGCAACGGACATGAAGAAGCGCGGGGAGCTTTCAACGGAGTAACGGTGGTAAAGCTCATGGGGAGGCAGTCGGGTTTCATCGCGGCCATGTCGGCGGTGGCGAACGGGGATGTCAATTTTGTGCTGGTGCCTGAGGTTCCATTCGACCTGGGAGGTGAAAAGGGCCTTCTGAGAGTACTGGAACGCCGCCTTGAAGAGCGCCGTCATGCCCTGATCGTAGTCGCGGAGGGCGCAGGCCAGAACCTGTTTGAAGAAGAAAAGGCCTCTCAGCAGTTCGATGCTTCGGGGAATGTCAAACTCTTCGACATCGGCACCTATCTCCGTGACCGTATCGCCCGGCACTTCAGCTGCGGCTGGAATGCAGCCACGGTGAAATACATCGATCCGAGCTACATCATCCGATCGTCCCGGGCCAGCGCCGACGACAGCATTTTCTGCAGCCGCCTGGGACAGAATGCAGTCCATGCTGCCCTTGCCGGTCGTACCAAGATGGTGATGGGACTCTGGAACAATACATTCACCCATGTCCCGATCACCGCAGTCATCTCGAAGAGAAAGCAGCTCGATCCCGCCGGGCCCGACTGGTTGAGCGTTCTGGAATCCACCGGCCAGCCGGCGTCTATGAAAAACTAA
- a CDS encoding response regulator, whose product MKKIVLVDDDLDIQESIKMVLENAGFIFRGAMDREKGMSLIKEEKPDLVILDVMMEEPDDGFFMAQELHAQNNHIPIIMLTSIGSVTGMHYAKDNEMIMVDEYLEKPVTPDELLRKINNLLENGKD is encoded by the coding sequence GTGAAAAAGATAGTCCTGGTAGACGACGATCTTGATATCCAGGAATCCATTAAAATGGTTCTTGAAAATGCCGGGTTTATTTTCAGAGGGGCTATGGACCGTGAAAAGGGCATGAGCTTGATCAAAGAGGAGAAACCGGACCTGGTCATCCTCGATGTCATGATGGAAGAGCCGGATGACGGTTTTTTCATGGCTCAGGAGCTTCATGCCCAAAACAACCATATTCCTATCATCATGCTGACATCCATCGGCAGCGTCACCGGCATGCATTATGCCAAGGATAACGAGATGATAATGGTAGATGAATATCTGGAAAAACCGGTTACTCCGGATGAACTCCTCAGAAAGATCAACAATCTGCTCGAGAATGGAAAGGATTGA
- a CDS encoding NADH-ubiquinone oxidoreductase-F iron-sulfur binding region domain-containing protein, with amino-acid sequence MPEKKGHIIFVSGIEPNAGLKNALSKSRAEVIAEIRNSGLKGRGGAGFSTGVKWNLAAAADSAKKYVVCNADEGEPGTFKDRVLLSDYSNDLMEGITIAGYAVGAYLGIIYLRGEYRYLKKHIEETIRKRHEEGFLGKDAGSKKGFNFDIEIRMGSGAYVCGEETALIESLEGQRGEPRNRPPIPVNTGYLGCPTIVNNVETLVTAARIMEKGADWFKTYGLGKSTGSKLYSISGDCKRPGVYEFPIGITVSDLLIEVGGEDAKAAAIGGASGRVIPAKDFAKTVAFVDAPTGGSVIVFGKDRDMLDVAENFLEFFVDESCGQCTPCREGNSNLLDAVFKLQKGECSVAYLRTIEGLAETMQLASKCGLGQSSPNAFLSIIENFKHEIFGRMPL; translated from the coding sequence ATGCCTGAAAAAAAGGGACATATCATTTTCGTAAGCGGCATCGAACCCAATGCCGGTCTGAAGAACGCTCTCTCCAAGTCACGCGCCGAAGTGATTGCAGAAATTCGTAACTCCGGTCTCAAAGGACGCGGGGGAGCGGGCTTTTCCACAGGGGTGAAATGGAACCTTGCAGCAGCCGCCGATTCAGCAAAAAAGTATGTGGTCTGCAATGCCGACGAAGGAGAACCGGGGACGTTCAAGGACCGGGTGCTCCTTTCCGATTATTCCAATGATCTCATGGAGGGGATCACCATCGCCGGGTATGCTGTCGGAGCGTATCTGGGAATCATTTACCTTCGGGGAGAATACCGCTACCTGAAAAAGCACATTGAAGAAACTATCAGAAAACGTCACGAAGAAGGTTTTCTGGGAAAAGATGCCGGAAGTAAGAAGGGATTCAATTTCGATATAGAAATCCGTATGGGTTCAGGCGCGTATGTGTGCGGGGAGGAAACCGCCCTTATCGAATCTCTCGAAGGACAGAGAGGCGAGCCTCGCAACCGGCCTCCAATTCCGGTGAATACCGGCTATCTGGGCTGTCCGACCATTGTCAACAATGTGGAAACCCTGGTCACCGCCGCGCGGATAATGGAAAAAGGCGCCGACTGGTTCAAGACCTACGGCCTGGGAAAATCCACCGGCTCAAAGCTCTACAGCATCTCCGGCGACTGTAAGCGGCCTGGAGTATATGAATTTCCCATCGGCATCACGGTATCTGATCTCCTGATAGAGGTGGGTGGCGAGGACGCCAAGGCAGCAGCCATCGGCGGGGCTTCAGGGAGAGTCATTCCGGCGAAGGATTTCGCCAAAACGGTGGCCTTTGTCGATGCTCCGACTGGTGGTTCGGTCATCGTCTTTGGTAAGGATCGGGATATGCTCGATGTGGCGGAAAATTTCCTCGAATTCTTTGTCGATGAGTCTTGCGGCCAGTGCACTCCCTGCCGCGAGGGGAATTCCAATCTGCTCGATGCGGTGTTCAAGCTCCAGAAAGGTGAATGCTCCGTCGCCTACCTGCGAACCATTGAGGGTTTGGCCGAAACCATGCAGCTTGCATCGAAATGCGGTCTCGGACAGTCGAGCCCAAATGCTTTTTTATCAATCATAGAAAATTTCAAGCACGAAATATTCGGCAGGATGCCGTTATAG
- a CDS encoding type II toxin-antitoxin system RelE/ParE family toxin: MIKTFRDKETAHLFSRRFSRRFPSSLHRTALRKLTILDAAEQLDDLHIPPGNHLEKLSGNRENQYSIRINDQWRICFRWSDGHAYDVEVTDYH; the protein is encoded by the coding sequence ATGATAAAAACTTTCCGCGACAAAGAAACTGCGCACCTCTTTTCAAGGCGTTTTTCTCGTCGTTTTCCATCCAGTCTGCACCGCACCGCATTGCGGAAGCTTACCATACTGGATGCCGCGGAACAACTGGATGACCTTCACATACCTCCCGGAAACCATCTCGAAAAACTATCGGGAAACCGTGAGAACCAATACTCTATTCGCATTAATGACCAATGGCGAATATGTTTCCGCTGGAGTGACGGCCACGCTTACGATGTTGAAGTAACAGATTACCATTAG